One region of Carya illinoinensis cultivar Pawnee chromosome 8, C.illinoinensisPawnee_v1, whole genome shotgun sequence genomic DNA includes:
- the LOC122318125 gene encoding dof zinc finger protein DOF5.7-like, with protein MMSPDNIPEKPVTEDDNQGSGSRKTASARPPEHGLKCPRCDSPNTKFCYYNNYSLTQPRHFCKTCRRYWTKGGALRSVPIGGGCRKNKKVKSSSRLSEDSKDSSSSEIGGLKFFHGLSPAMDFHLGGLPFPRLHTPTTAIYNQFSSFGDVSGNFPAASGTVATPFTLDPSPNSNNSLMSFNYPLSSINGGGGGFSAAAVLLQNTSSSMNVHSGLASSIESLSTINQDLHWKLQQQRLAMLFGGENQKDNSVSSVPLQNHAQKPQPIVFQNLEIPKSSEACSVGNSRKEGTSTRDQIATEWFFGNSYGPVTPTPVNSGGNGGHGDENSWNGIQAWGDLQQYSSLP; from the coding sequence ATGATGTCGCCGGATAACATTCCGGAAAAGCCGGTTACGGAAGATGACAACCAAGGCTCCGGCAGCAGAAAAACTGCGTCGGCAAGGCCACCAGAGCACGGCCTAAAGTGCCCACGATGTGACTCGCCTAACACCAAATTCTGCTACTACAACAACTACAGTCTCACGCAGCCAAGGCATTTCTGCAAAACTTGTAGAAGGTACTGGACAAAAGGTGGGGCTTTGCGCAGCGTTCCCATCGGTGGAGGTTGCCGGAAAAACAAGAAGGTGAAGTCATCTTCGAGGCTCTCTGAAGATTCCAAAGACTCGAGCTCATCTGAGATCGGAGGATTGAAGTTCTTCCATGGTCTATCCCCAGCCATGGATTTTCATCTTGGTGGGCTACCATTCCCCAGGCTTCACACTCCAACAACAGCTATTTACAACCAGTTTTCTTCGTTTGGAGACGTTTCGGGTAATTTTCCGGCTGCTTCTGGAACTGTAGCCACTCCTTTTACCCTCGATCCCTCTCCAAACTCCAATAATTCTCTGATGAGTTTTAATTATCCGCTTTCTTCTATAAATGGTGGCGGTGGTGGTTTTAGTGCTGCTGCAGTACTACTTCAGAACACAAGCAGCTCCATGAACGTTCACAGCGGTCTTGCATCTTCTATCGAGTCTCTGAGTACTATCAACCAAGACCTGCACTGGAAGCTTCAGCAGCAGAGGCTGGCCATGCTATTTGGTGGAGAAAATCAGAAAGACAACAGCGTTTCCTCGGTTCCTCTTCAAAACCATGCGCAGAAACCCCAACCCATTGTGTTCCAGAATCTGGAGATTCCAAAATCATCAGAGGCTTGCAGCGTTGGTAATTCAAGAAAAGAAGGTACAAGTACCAGAGATCAGATAGCGACCGAGTGGTTTTTCGGGAACTCTTATGGGCCGGTGACCCCTACTCCGGTCAACAGCGGCGGCAACGGTGGCCACGGTGACGAGAACAGTTGGAACGGAATTCAAGCATGGGGTGACTTGCAACAATATAGTAGTTTGCCCTAG